A part of Candidatus Nezhaarchaeota archaeon genomic DNA contains:
- the amrB gene encoding AmmeMemoRadiSam system protein B produces the protein MAKTRYPAVAGFFYEREPSALRRRIEWCFKHKLGPGLPPQVEERGKRRIVGLVCPHAGYMYSGPVAAHSYSELARDGRPEVVIILGPNHTGLGSGISIVDSGYWRTPLGDVKVNDDVARRIVRNSELISVDELAHEQEHSIEVQLPFLQYIYGNNFTFVPICMMLQMRGACIDVGTAIAKAIKDENAVVIASTDFTHYEPYDRAYNNDGRVLKAIEALDPELMLKLVDSIPVSMCGPGPVAAMLYAVKQLSATKAAILKYATSGDVTGDMFSVVGYGSVKIEK, from the coding sequence TTGGCGAAGACTAGGTATCCAGCTGTGGCTGGATTCTTTTATGAAAGAGAGCCCAGCGCTTTAAGAAGAAGGATAGAGTGGTGCTTTAAGCATAAGTTAGGTCCAGGCTTGCCCCCCCAAGTTGAGGAGAGGGGTAAGAGGAGAATAGTTGGTCTTGTTTGTCCTCATGCTGGCTACATGTATTCAGGTCCTGTAGCAGCACATTCCTATAGTGAGCTTGCTAGAGATGGAAGGCCTGAAGTGGTCATAATCTTAGGACCCAATCACACGGGGTTAGGGTCTGGGATCTCAATCGTTGATAGTGGATACTGGAGAACCCCCCTCGGGGATGTGAAGGTAAACGATGATGTTGCTAGGAGGATTGTGAGGAACAGTGAGTTAATATCGGTGGACGAATTAGCTCATGAACAAGAACACTCCATAGAGGTTCAGTTGCCTTTCCTTCAATACATTTATGGCAATAACTTTACCTTTGTCCCCATATGCATGATGCTTCAAATGAGGGGGGCGTGTATTGACGTGGGCACTGCCATCGCGAAAGCCATCAAGGATGAGAATGCGGTGGTTATAGCTTCTACAGACTTCACTCACTACGAGCCCTACGATAGAGCTTACAACAATGATGGTAGGGTTCTAAAGGCTATAGAAGCCCTAGACCCAGAGCTCATGCTTAAACTTGTTGATTCAATTCCAGTATCGATGTGTGGTCCAGGTCCAGTGGCAGCAATGCTTTATGCTGTTAAGCAACTAAGTGCGACTAAAGCAGCAATATTGAAGTACGCAACATCAGGTGATGTGACCGGCGATATGTTCTCTGTTGTCGGTTATGGTTCTGTGAAAATTGAAAAGTGA